In one window of Candidatus Deferrimicrobiaceae bacterium DNA:
- the nuoK gene encoding NADH-quinone oxidoreductase subunit NuoK has protein sequence MALDKFLVVSAALFCCGLYTIMTRRNGVALLMGVELILNAANINLVAFSHYLGTVMGGQILAIFVIVIAAAESAVALAIFLRMFASVGSVEVDISDSLKN, from the coding sequence ATGGCCCTCGACAAGTTCCTGGTCGTCAGCGCCGCGCTCTTCTGCTGCGGACTCTACACGATCATGACCCGGCGCAACGGTGTTGCGCTGCTCATGGGGGTCGAATTGATCCTCAACGCCGCAAACATCAATCTTGTCGCTTTTTCGCATTACCTGGGAACGGTGATGGGCGGGCAGATCCTGGCCATTTTCGTGATCGTCATCGCCGCGGCCGAATCCGCCGTCGCGCTCGCGATCTTCCTCCGGATGTTCGCCTCGGTCGGTTCGGTCGAGGTCGACATTTCCGATTCGCTCAAGAACTGA
- a CDS encoding NADH-quinone oxidoreductase subunit J — MADLVFVLFSVMIVVSALIVAGNSNIVYSAVGLLFTFMGVAGLYVLASADFLAATQMLVYVGAILVLILFAVFLSNRISDVKLSNPTHFRIPAFLICLALFGLLSHTAVTTPWAVKQGVEYAPTTASIGRLLMTKYLLPFEVVSVLLLAALIGAALLSRPDAPKQGGKPDMEEGN, encoded by the coding sequence ATGGCCGATCTCGTTTTCGTCCTCTTTTCGGTGATGATCGTCGTCTCGGCGCTCATCGTCGCGGGCAACTCCAACATCGTCTATTCCGCCGTGGGCTTGCTGTTCACGTTCATGGGCGTCGCCGGGCTCTACGTCCTTGCCTCCGCCGACTTCCTTGCCGCGACCCAGATGCTGGTCTACGTCGGCGCCATCCTGGTCCTGATCCTGTTCGCGGTGTTCCTGTCCAACCGCATCTCCGACGTCAAGCTGTCGAATCCGACCCACTTCCGGATTCCCGCTTTTCTCATCTGTCTTGCGCTGTTCGGCCTCCTGTCGCACACCGCGGTCACCACCCCGTGGGCCGTCAAGCAGGGCGTCGAGTATGCCCCGACGACCGCATCGATCGGCCGGTTGCTCATGACGAAATACCTGCTCCCGTTCGAGGTCGTCTCGGTACTCCTCCTCGCTGCCCTGATCGGCGCCGCGTTGCTGTCGCGCCCCGACGCTCCGAAACAGGGCGGCAAGCCCGATATGGAGGAAGGCAACTAA
- a CDS encoding NADH-quinone oxidoreductase subunit I, translated as MSMKSYINDIWEAVSTTAKGMRITGRVGIDVKEEVTIQYPEQRAPIFERSRGFLQNDINTCISCNMCVKICPVDCISLEAVRGADKKMVLVSYDINIGRCMYCGLCVEVCPVKSLTHSHGFERAMQRRDEMVLHFIHEDAAVIRQRVAKAVAEAAAKAATEAKAVEAQPKPAAPPADTEKK; from the coding sequence ATGAGCATGAAATCCTACATCAACGACATCTGGGAGGCCGTGAGCACCACGGCCAAGGGGATGCGCATCACCGGGCGGGTCGGGATCGACGTCAAGGAAGAGGTCACGATCCAGTATCCCGAGCAGCGCGCGCCGATCTTCGAACGCTCCCGGGGCTTCCTCCAGAACGACATCAACACCTGCATCTCGTGCAACATGTGCGTCAAGATTTGCCCGGTCGACTGCATCTCGCTCGAGGCGGTGCGCGGTGCCGACAAGAAGATGGTGCTGGTCTCCTACGACATCAACATCGGCCGCTGCATGTACTGCGGGCTGTGCGTCGAGGTCTGCCCCGTCAAGTCGCTTACCCACTCCCACGGGTTCGAAAGAGCCATGCAGAGACGCGACGAGATGGTGTTGCACTTCATCCACGAAGACGCCGCGGTGATCCGGCAGCGCGTGGCGAAGGCGGTTGCCGAGGCTGCGGCGAAGGCGGCGACGGAAGCGAAGGCAGTCGAAGCGCAGCCGAAGCCGGCGGCTCCGCCCGCCGATACGGAGAAAAAGTAA
- the nuoH gene encoding NADH-quinone oxidoreductase subunit NuoH: MEQLTALIIQKVPALAVAPWAVTLLLIGIVAFIILNFAMVFAGFGTYLERKIAADVQGRIGPNRVGPIGLLQFLADGVKLILKEDVIPAAADHHLFRLAPYLVFVGSFAAFVVVPFGYSLVAADLNIGIYYVMAVTSLVAIGILITGWASNNKWSMLGGMRAAAQIVSYEIPVGMALIPAVLIAGSLSTQDIIKSQGGLLGIFGWNLFHNPFSFFSFFLYLTAALAETNRAPFDLPEAESELVAGYSTEYSGIRFGIYFMAEYADVFVVSALATACFLGGWQIPFINAAALPAVWANLLSLAVFMAKALALVCVIIWVRWTLPRIRVDQLMRMSWKYLVPLTFFNFLGVSAWVLIFKGKGIPQLIASIFG, from the coding sequence ATGGAACAGCTCACCGCACTTATCATCCAGAAGGTGCCCGCGCTCGCCGTGGCCCCTTGGGCGGTGACGCTCCTGCTCATCGGGATCGTCGCATTCATCATCCTGAACTTCGCGATGGTGTTCGCCGGCTTCGGGACCTACCTCGAACGGAAGATCGCGGCCGACGTCCAAGGCCGCATCGGCCCCAACCGGGTCGGCCCCATCGGCCTCCTCCAGTTCCTCGCGGACGGCGTCAAACTGATCCTCAAGGAAGACGTCATCCCGGCCGCCGCCGACCATCACCTGTTCAGGCTGGCACCCTACCTGGTTTTCGTGGGGTCGTTCGCTGCATTCGTCGTCGTCCCGTTCGGCTACTCGCTCGTTGCGGCCGACCTCAATATCGGCATCTACTACGTGATGGCGGTCACATCACTGGTCGCGATCGGCATCCTGATCACCGGCTGGGCCTCCAACAACAAGTGGTCCATGCTCGGCGGCATGCGCGCCGCGGCCCAGATCGTCTCTTACGAGATTCCGGTCGGCATGGCGCTCATCCCCGCGGTGCTCATCGCCGGGTCACTCTCCACGCAGGACATCATCAAGTCCCAGGGCGGGCTGCTCGGCATCTTCGGCTGGAACCTGTTTCACAACCCTTTCAGCTTCTTTTCCTTCTTCCTCTACCTGACCGCCGCGCTGGCCGAGACGAACCGCGCGCCGTTCGACCTTCCCGAGGCCGAGTCCGAGCTGGTCGCCGGCTACAGCACCGAGTATTCCGGCATTCGCTTCGGCATCTACTTCATGGCCGAGTACGCCGACGTCTTCGTGGTCTCGGCGCTGGCCACCGCCTGTTTTCTGGGGGGATGGCAGATCCCCTTCATCAATGCGGCTGCGCTCCCGGCGGTCTGGGCCAACCTGTTGTCTCTCGCCGTTTTCATGGCCAAGGCGCTCGCCCTTGTCTGCGTCATCATCTGGGTCCGCTGGACGCTTCCCCGCATCCGCGTCGACCAGCTGATGCGCATGTCCTGGAAATACCTGGTCCCGCTGACGTTCTTCAACTTCCTGGGCGTTTCCGCGTGGGTGCTGATCTTCAAGGGCAAGGGCATCCCGCAGCTGATCGCCTCGATCTTCGGATGA
- a CDS encoding NADH-quinone oxidoreductase subunit D, protein MIETTERQALPTQEMLLNMGPQHPSTHGVLRVILRTDGEVVVNARPDIGYLHRGLSKIAERNVYGSFMPYTDRLDYLASMNCNAAYSWAVEKLAGIEVPERAEFIRVIVCELNRISSHLISFGSFTADMGAFTPFLYAIRERERVNDLFEELCGNRLTYNYCRIGGVSADLPDGWLGKVKDFLDYFEPKIPMYNELISYNKIFVHRLANVAAISPEDCIAYGLTGPNLRGSGVPFDLRKDEPYSVYPKFDFNVCVGRGEKGQLGDCFDRYMVRIDEMRESIKILRQALEMIPEGPVMAKVPRVFKPAPGEVYFRAENPRGETGFYIISDGSANPYRVQIRTGSFVTMNIFEKVTRGLMIADIVAVIGSFDIILPEIDR, encoded by the coding sequence ATGATCGAGACCACCGAACGGCAGGCGCTTCCGACCCAGGAAATGCTTCTCAACATGGGTCCCCAGCACCCGTCCACGCACGGAGTGCTGCGGGTGATCCTGCGCACCGACGGCGAGGTCGTGGTCAACGCCCGCCCCGACATCGGCTATCTCCACCGCGGCCTCTCCAAGATCGCCGAGCGCAACGTCTACGGCTCGTTCATGCCCTACACCGACCGGCTCGACTACCTGGCCTCGATGAACTGCAACGCCGCCTACAGCTGGGCGGTCGAGAAGCTGGCCGGCATCGAGGTTCCCGAGCGCGCCGAGTTCATCCGCGTCATCGTCTGCGAGCTTAACCGGATCTCCTCGCACCTCATCTCCTTCGGCTCGTTCACGGCCGACATGGGTGCGTTTACGCCGTTCCTCTACGCCATCCGCGAGCGCGAGCGGGTCAACGACCTGTTCGAGGAGCTGTGCGGCAACCGGCTCACCTACAACTACTGCCGGATCGGCGGCGTCTCCGCCGACCTCCCCGACGGCTGGCTCGGCAAGGTCAAGGACTTCCTCGACTATTTCGAGCCGAAGATCCCCATGTACAACGAGCTCATCTCCTACAACAAGATTTTCGTCCACCGGCTCGCCAACGTCGCGGCGATTTCCCCGGAGGATTGCATTGCCTACGGCCTGACCGGGCCCAACCTGCGCGGATCCGGCGTTCCGTTCGACCTGCGCAAGGACGAGCCCTACTCCGTCTACCCGAAGTTCGACTTCAATGTCTGCGTCGGACGCGGAGAGAAGGGGCAGCTCGGCGATTGCTTCGACCGGTACATGGTCCGGATCGACGAGATGCGCGAAAGCATCAAGATCCTCCGTCAAGCCCTCGAGATGATCCCCGAGGGACCCGTCATGGCCAAGGTCCCGCGCGTGTTCAAGCCGGCGCCGGGCGAGGTCTACTTCCGCGCCGAGAATCCCCGCGGCGAAACCGGCTTCTACATCATCAGCGACGGATCGGCCAATCCCTACCGCGTCCAGATCCGAACCGGCTCCTTCGTCACGATGAACATTTTCGAGAAGGTTACCAGGGGGCTCATGATCGCCGACATCGTGGCGGTCATCGGCAGCTTCGACATCATTCTTCCGGAGATTGATCGCTAA
- a CDS encoding NADH-quinone oxidoreductase subunit C, with the protein MDAKAIFQSLKSRFGDAVIELQDAGFDPAFVVVSPAAILSIARFLRDDPSMKFDALMCLSGVDYKENLAVAYHLHSMSLRHKIGVKVLLPKEEPRLDSVDSVWPTANFMEREAYDMFGIHFIGSIDLRRILLPEDWPGHPLRKDYVYPESYHGVKV; encoded by the coding sequence TTGGACGCGAAAGCCATCTTCCAGTCGCTCAAATCCCGTTTCGGCGACGCCGTGATCGAACTCCAGGACGCGGGGTTCGATCCCGCGTTCGTGGTCGTATCGCCCGCAGCGATTCTGTCGATCGCCCGTTTCCTCCGCGACGATCCTTCGATGAAGTTCGACGCGCTCATGTGCCTCTCCGGCGTCGACTACAAGGAGAATCTGGCCGTCGCCTACCACCTGCACTCCATGTCGCTCCGGCACAAGATCGGCGTCAAGGTGCTCCTTCCCAAGGAAGAGCCCCGTCTCGACAGCGTCGACTCGGTCTGGCCCACGGCCAATTTCATGGAGCGCGAAGCCTACGACATGTTCGGCATCCACTTCATCGGGTCGATCGACCTGCGACGCATCCTGCTCCCCGAAGACTGGCCGGGGCACCCGCTTCGCAAGGATTACGTCTATCCCGAGTCGTACCACGGGGTGAAGGTATGA
- a CDS encoding NADH-quinone oxidoreductase subunit B family protein, whose product MSNDPVLSANAPMAPEGVVMVGSADKLINWGRRSSLWYLLFATACCGIELMQTGASRYDLDRFGSVFRTSPRQADLLLVAGTITHKMAERVKLLYDQMPEPKYVISMGSCANTGGPFYRDSYCVVKGVDQIVPVDVYVPGCPPRPEALIDGIIRLQKLIDQRKNFGKSA is encoded by the coding sequence ATGAGTAACGATCCCGTCCTTTCGGCCAACGCCCCCATGGCGCCCGAAGGCGTCGTCATGGTCGGCAGCGCCGACAAGCTGATCAACTGGGGGCGCCGTTCCTCCCTCTGGTATCTGCTGTTCGCGACCGCATGCTGCGGCATCGAGCTCATGCAGACGGGCGCTTCGCGCTACGACCTCGACCGGTTCGGCTCCGTCTTCCGCACTTCCCCGCGCCAGGCCGACCTGCTGCTCGTCGCCGGCACGATCACCCACAAGATGGCCGAGCGCGTCAAGCTGCTCTACGATCAGATGCCCGAGCCCAAGTACGTCATTTCCATGGGCTCCTGCGCAAACACGGGCGGCCCTTTCTACCGGGACTCCTACTGCGTGGTCAAGGGCGTCGACCAGATCGTGCCCGTCGACGTCTACGTGCCCGGCTGCCCGCCACGGCCAGAGGCGCTCATCGACGGCATCATCCGCCTCCAGAAATTGATCGACCAGCGCAAAAATTTCGGCAAGTCGGCCTGA
- a CDS encoding NADH-quinone oxidoreductase subunit A: MLTQFASVFVFMLLGALTVFVMVGGSRLLQPRDQSAAKLTTYECGEPTIGSSWVQFNIRFYVLALVFVVFDVEVALLYPWAVIFKQFILEGQGGLVFVEALIFIVILISGLAYLWKEGDLEWVRSLQGAKARKANS; this comes from the coding sequence ATGCTGACTCAATTTGCATCAGTCTTCGTGTTCATGTTGCTCGGCGCCCTGACGGTTTTCGTCATGGTGGGCGGCTCGCGCCTGCTCCAGCCCCGCGACCAGAGCGCCGCGAAGCTCACCACCTACGAGTGCGGCGAGCCCACGATCGGCAGCTCCTGGGTCCAGTTCAACATCCGCTTCTACGTCCTTGCCCTCGTCTTCGTCGTGTTCGACGTCGAAGTAGCGCTGCTCTACCCGTGGGCGGTCATCTTCAAGCAATTCATTCTCGAGGGGCAGGGCGGCCTCGTTTTCGTGGAAGCGTTGATCTTCATCGTCATCCTGATCTCGGGCCTCGCGTACCTCTGGAAGGAGGGCGACCTCGAATGGGTCCGTTCCCTCCAGGGCGCCAAGGCCAGGAAGGCCAACTCATGA
- a CDS encoding AI-2E family transporter, producing MRPFDFLRSRNETTSGTSVPPAQDRPAPGDHGNGETKRSLLLAPPASVTISLSVLAVLGVLGLLHYAASVFITIFSSILIAIALEPPVRALHLRLRLPRHVGSMIVVFLAVGSLYGILYFAYTGAQGFLTDLPALADKIRTAPIIESATERMHGFERGLDAFKKGLVPPVAPVGKSPQVIVSQDNSFMEKLFSGLGSITSVVFSLSFIPFLVYFILAEKDSLTRRTLALFPDREARMRALLTEIEEMMQTFLVGNAIIAAILSSLTILLFWAAGLPYWLVLGALSGIMSTVPYLGLVLAMVPALIVGLVSFDSGLPLLAIVAGVTTFHLLAANYLIPRLVGGRTHLNAVSSTLAILFFGWMWGGMGLLLAIPIASVLRSVLESNPGTQPLGQWLGD from the coding sequence ATGCGACCCTTCGATTTCCTGAGATCCCGGAACGAGACAACCTCAGGTACTTCCGTCCCGCCCGCGCAGGACCGGCCGGCGCCCGGCGACCACGGGAACGGGGAGACGAAGCGCTCCCTCCTGCTCGCGCCACCCGCCTCGGTGACGATCAGCCTCTCCGTGCTCGCCGTGCTGGGAGTGCTCGGGCTTCTCCACTACGCGGCGTCGGTCTTCATCACGATCTTTTCCTCGATCCTGATCGCCATCGCGCTCGAACCTCCGGTCCGGGCGCTCCACCTCCGGCTCAGGCTGCCCCGTCACGTCGGCAGCATGATCGTCGTCTTCCTGGCCGTCGGATCGCTCTACGGCATCCTTTACTTCGCCTATACGGGGGCACAGGGCTTCCTGACCGACCTCCCCGCGCTGGCCGACAAGATCCGGACCGCGCCGATCATCGAGTCCGCCACGGAGCGGATGCACGGGTTCGAGCGGGGGCTGGATGCGTTCAAGAAGGGATTGGTTCCGCCGGTGGCCCCGGTCGGAAAATCGCCCCAGGTCATCGTCAGCCAGGACAACTCGTTCATGGAAAAGCTGTTCAGCGGGCTGGGCTCGATCACCTCGGTCGTATTTTCTCTCAGCTTCATCCCCTTCCTGGTGTATTTCATCCTGGCCGAGAAAGATTCGCTGACGCGGCGGACGCTGGCGCTGTTCCCCGACCGCGAGGCGCGGATGCGCGCGCTTCTGACCGAGATCGAGGAAATGATGCAGACGTTCCTCGTCGGCAACGCGATCATCGCGGCGATCCTGAGCAGCCTGACGATCCTCCTGTTCTGGGCGGCCGGACTCCCCTACTGGCTCGTTCTGGGCGCCCTGAGCGGCATCATGAGCACCGTCCCGTACCTTGGGCTGGTGCTGGCGATGGTCCCGGCGCTGATCGTGGGGCTCGTCTCCTTCGACTCCGGGCTGCCGCTGCTGGCCATCGTGGCGGGCGTGACCACGTTCCACCTCCTGGCCGCGAACTACCTGATCCCCCGGCTGGTCGGCGGGCGGACGCACCTGAACGCCGTCTCCTCGACGCTCGCCATCCTCTTCTTCGGCTGGATGTGGGGGGGGATGGGACTCCTCCTCGCGATTCCGATCGCCTCGGTCCTGCGCAGCGTGCTCGAAAGCAATCCGGGGACGCAGCCGCTCGGACAGTGGCTGGGCGATTGA
- the hemL gene encoding glutamate-1-semialdehyde 2,1-aminomutase — MARLKIAMSKKLFAAAQSVIPGGVNSPVRAFRSVGGTPLFIEKAKGATVTDVDGNTFIDYVSSWGPMILGHANPKVLAAIKTAAVKGTSYGAPTEGETTLAHLIRKAMPSIQKVRLVSSGTEAAMSAIRLARGFTGRDGILKFEGCYHGHADSMLVKAGSGVITFGAPDSPGVPADLAKHTLTVPFNDLDAVKAVFAKNKGKIAALIVEAIPANMGVIIPQPGFLEALREITKKEGALLIFDEVITGFRVAFGGAQELFGITPDLTVLGKIIGGGLPVGAFGGRKDIMDALSPIGPVYQAGTLSGNPLAVAAGIACLTELSQKGIYQLLNDKADYLAGKLAAVLRESGVPTYTNRAGSLWTTFFQKGPVTDYASAKKSDAAKYGKYFHGLLEQGVYVAPSQFEAGFVSLAHTKAQLDATAEAVKTVLKKLK; from the coding sequence GTGGCCCGTTTGAAGATCGCGATGTCCAAGAAGTTGTTCGCAGCGGCCCAGTCCGTCATCCCCGGCGGCGTCAATTCGCCCGTCCGCGCGTTCCGTTCCGTGGGCGGCACGCCGCTCTTCATCGAGAAGGCCAAGGGGGCGACCGTCACGGACGTCGACGGCAACACTTTTATCGACTACGTCTCGTCGTGGGGCCCCATGATCCTGGGACATGCGAACCCGAAGGTGCTCGCGGCCATCAAGACCGCGGCCGTCAAGGGCACGAGCTACGGCGCCCCGACCGAGGGCGAGACCACGCTGGCCCACCTGATCCGCAAGGCGATGCCCTCCATCCAGAAGGTGCGGCTGGTCTCCTCCGGCACCGAGGCGGCGATGAGCGCCATCCGGCTCGCGCGCGGATTCACCGGTCGCGACGGCATCCTCAAGTTCGAGGGCTGCTACCACGGGCATGCCGACTCGATGCTGGTCAAGGCCGGCTCCGGCGTCATCACTTTCGGGGCGCCCGACTCCCCCGGCGTGCCGGCCGACCTCGCGAAGCACACCCTCACCGTCCCCTTCAACGACCTCGACGCCGTCAAGGCCGTGTTCGCCAAAAACAAGGGGAAGATCGCGGCACTGATCGTCGAGGCGATTCCCGCCAACATGGGCGTCATCATCCCGCAGCCCGGCTTCCTCGAAGCACTGCGCGAGATCACGAAGAAGGAAGGCGCGCTGCTGATCTTCGACGAGGTGATCACCGGCTTCCGCGTCGCGTTCGGCGGCGCACAGGAGCTGTTCGGCATCACGCCCGACCTGACGGTTCTCGGGAAGATCATCGGCGGCGGGCTGCCCGTGGGCGCCTTCGGCGGCCGCAAGGACATCATGGACGCGCTTTCCCCGATCGGCCCCGTCTACCAGGCCGGAACCCTCTCGGGGAATCCGCTTGCGGTCGCGGCCGGCATCGCCTGCCTGACCGAGCTTTCGCAGAAGGGGATCTACCAGCTTCTCAACGACAAGGCCGATTATCTGGCCGGGAAGCTGGCGGCCGTGCTGCGCGAATCCGGCGTGCCGACCTACACCAACCGCGCGGGATCGCTGTGGACCACCTTCTTCCAGAAGGGGCCGGTCACCGACTACGCCAGCGCCAAGAAGAGCGACGCGGCCAAATACGGGAAGTATTTCCACGGCCTGCTCGAGCAGGGCGTCTACGTCGCCCCGTCGCAGTTCGAGGCCGGGTTCGTCTCGCTCGCCCACACCAAGGCGCAGCTCGACGCGACCGCCGAAGCGGTCAAGACCGTGCTCAAGAAGCTGAAGTAG
- a CDS encoding AtpZ/AtpI family protein, with protein sequence MTDKDDRRSFYRELGRYGALGIEMSISVVIGMGIGWYLDRWLGTAPWLMVVWIGFGFAAGVRSLYRAAIRAQREADEADKKDVKPGGD encoded by the coding sequence ATGACCGATAAAGACGACCGGAGATCTTTTTACCGCGAACTGGGACGCTACGGCGCTCTCGGGATCGAAATGTCCATCTCGGTGGTCATCGGAATGGGCATCGGCTGGTACCTCGACCGATGGCTCGGCACCGCGCCATGGCTCATGGTGGTCTGGATCGGCTTCGGCTTCGCCGCGGGCGTCCGCAGCCTCTACCGGGCAGCAATCCGGGCGCAGCGCGAGGCCGACGAGGCCGACAAGAAGGATGTGAAACCCGGTGGTGACTGA
- a CDS encoding ATP synthase subunit I, with the protein MVTDGGKPGSEGPPPEPVAGESPASAALSLRPVELKIFLSAAVILGLIALLGRYKMLPGALCGAAIACGNFFLMRKILEKAFTAGGTLGKGFAVRYILKFLGLVALVFLVIRSGWFDAAGFLLGLSALFLGILLEGLSRAIEAKN; encoded by the coding sequence GTGGTGACTGATGGGGGGAAACCGGGCTCCGAAGGGCCGCCGCCCGAACCGGTGGCAGGCGAGTCGCCCGCAAGCGCGGCGCTCTCGCTCCGGCCCGTCGAGCTCAAAATCTTTCTCAGCGCAGCGGTCATCCTGGGGCTGATCGCCCTGCTCGGAAGATACAAGATGCTCCCGGGCGCCCTGTGCGGCGCCGCCATCGCCTGCGGAAACTTCTTCCTCATGAGGAAGATCCTCGAAAAGGCGTTTACGGCGGGCGGAACGCTCGGCAAGGGGTTTGCCGTCCGGTACATCCTCAAGTTTCTCGGCCTGGTCGCGCTGGTCTTCCTCGTGATCCGGTCGGGGTGGTTCGATGCTGCGGGTTTCCTGCTCGGCCTGTCCGCCCTGTTCCTCGGCATCCTGCTCGAGGGACTGTCGCGGGCGATCGAAGCAAAGAATTAG
- the atpB gene encoding F0F1 ATP synthase subunit A, giving the protein MRKWLWGITATALLLPATAMAAEHGFTWFQLLPEGGHLAPIYASVTIAVLLVILSVLVVRSKSTDEMVIPDPNFTLRNFLELILSFLVGIAEDILGHHAKKYMPLLGSCFIFILFMNLLGLIPGFLPPTDKMNITVGLALVIFLSTHFFGVKENGLAYFKHFLGPVWWLGWLFLPIEIISHLARPMSLSLRLFGNISGDHAVVTGFMALVPFVVPSIFMGLGLFVAFMQAFVFTILSMIYIAGAVVHEEEH; this is encoded by the coding sequence ATGCGGAAATGGCTCTGGGGAATCACGGCGACCGCGCTGTTGCTGCCGGCGACCGCGATGGCGGCGGAACACGGGTTTACCTGGTTCCAGCTGCTGCCCGAAGGTGGACATCTCGCCCCGATCTACGCCTCCGTCACGATCGCCGTCCTGCTTGTGATTCTCTCGGTGCTCGTGGTCCGGTCGAAATCGACCGACGAGATGGTCATCCCCGACCCGAACTTCACGCTGCGCAACTTCCTCGAGCTGATCCTCTCCTTCCTCGTCGGCATCGCCGAAGACATCCTGGGGCACCACGCGAAGAAATACATGCCGCTGCTCGGCTCCTGCTTCATCTTCATCCTGTTCATGAACCTGCTGGGGCTCATCCCCGGCTTCCTGCCGCCGACCGACAAGATGAACATCACCGTCGGGCTGGCGCTCGTCATCTTCCTGTCGACCCACTTCTTCGGCGTCAAGGAAAACGGTCTCGCCTATTTCAAGCATTTTCTCGGGCCCGTCTGGTGGCTCGGCTGGCTCTTCCTGCCGATCGAGATCATCTCGCACCTGGCCCGACCGATGTCGCTCTCGCTGCGTCTTTTCGGCAACATCAGCGGCGACCACGCCGTCGTCACCGGCTTCATGGCGCTGGTCCCCTTCGTTGTCCCCTCGATCTTCATGGGACTCGGTCTCTTCGTCGCGTTCATGCAGGCCTTCGTCTTCACCATCCTGTCCATGATCTACATCGCGGGCGCGGTGGTGCACGAAGAGGAGCACTAG
- a CDS encoding ATP synthase F0 subunit C, whose protein sequence is MFRKTFLFFLTSLALVLAASVAFAEGAAPAAAGAGDSSVKMVIALAAGFGIAIASFGGAIGQAKAIAAGLEGIARNPSAQNKIFIPMIVGLALIESLVIYTLVIAFVLVGKL, encoded by the coding sequence ATGTTCCGCAAAACCTTTCTCTTTTTCCTGACGTCGCTGGCACTTGTGCTGGCGGCTTCCGTGGCCTTCGCTGAAGGCGCCGCTCCCGCCGCTGCGGGCGCCGGCGACAGCTCCGTCAAGATGGTGATCGCTCTCGCTGCCGGCTTCGGCATCGCGATCGCCTCGTTCGGCGGTGCAATCGGCCAGGCCAAGGCGATCGCAGCGGGTCTGGAGGGAATTGCCCGCAATCCTTCCGCCCAGAACAAGATCTTCATCCCGATGATCGTCGGTCTCGCGCTGATCGAGTCCCTCGTCATCTACACCCTGGTCATCGCGTTCGTCCTCGTCGGCAAGCTCTAA
- a CDS encoding DUF3109 family protein, whose translation MPKIDPLVFTAKFPHRCDLAACGSKCCAHGVWTDREESREILAHQELFKPWVRPEAADPVCWFGVSEPDEDCPSGVAVETQAIGGACALFHPDHGCAIQKGAIEAGFDGWRFKPRFCIMFPLVVTGGLLTVDEDMKMLWCMQPENRTRPILSAVEAEVRKLFEPHVVEKLLGKGP comes from the coding sequence GTGCCTAAGATCGATCCGCTCGTCTTTACCGCGAAATTTCCCCATCGATGCGACCTCGCCGCCTGCGGCAGCAAGTGCTGCGCGCACGGCGTCTGGACCGACCGCGAGGAGTCCCGCGAAATCCTCGCCCACCAGGAACTGTTCAAGCCGTGGGTGCGGCCCGAGGCGGCCGACCCGGTGTGCTGGTTCGGGGTATCCGAGCCCGACGAGGATTGCCCCAGCGGCGTTGCGGTCGAGACGCAGGCGATCGGCGGGGCGTGCGCCCTGTTCCACCCCGACCACGGATGCGCGATCCAAAAAGGGGCGATCGAGGCGGGCTTCGACGGCTGGCGCTTCAAGCCGCGCTTCTGCATCATGTTCCCGCTCGTCGTCACGGGCGGCCTTCTCACCGTCGATGAGGATATGAAGATGCTTTGGTGCATGCAGCCCGAGAACCGCACGCGCCCGATTCTTTCCGCCGTCGAAGCCGAGGTTCGGAAACTGTTCGAACCGCACGTCGTGGAGAAGCTGCTGGGGAAGGGGCCATGA